In one Leptolyngbya sp. BL0902 genomic region, the following are encoded:
- a CDS encoding ThiF family adenylyltransferase, translating to MSLSPNFEAIHAKPVVLAPTQTLELWIIGCGGTGSFLVQLLCRVALALTAQGRTTQLVLVDPDRVEAKNVTRQCFCEAEIGLNKAQTLALRYSAAFGVAIDAIAEPFRPSMLLESRYETLQILCGCVDNAAARQSIAEAIEAPRYHRLASPWWIDGGNSQHHGQVLVGNCRSTDSKDYVIDTVCRALPMPSVQAPDLLVPRPEEQGPDSSGLSCAELALANAQSLLVNPQVATLMGRYVVDLLNNTLTTFATHFDQQTGTMVSQYTTKASIAAALSRYAPS from the coding sequence ATGTCCCTATCACCTAACTTTGAGGCCATCCATGCCAAACCCGTCGTGCTGGCCCCCACCCAAACCCTTGAACTCTGGATCATTGGTTGTGGCGGCACGGGGTCATTTCTGGTGCAGCTCTTGTGCCGAGTCGCCCTAGCCCTCACCGCCCAGGGCCGAACCACCCAACTCGTCCTGGTTGACCCAGACCGGGTTGAAGCCAAGAACGTCACCCGGCAATGCTTCTGCGAAGCCGAGATTGGCCTCAACAAAGCTCAGACCTTGGCCCTCCGCTACAGTGCCGCCTTCGGAGTGGCCATCGACGCCATTGCCGAACCCTTTAGACCGTCCATGCTCCTAGAGAGTCGATACGAGACCCTGCAAATCCTCTGTGGCTGTGTCGATAATGCCGCCGCTCGACAGAGCATCGCTGAGGCCATCGAGGCTCCTCGGTACCACCGCCTTGCCTCGCCCTGGTGGATTGATGGCGGCAACAGTCAGCACCACGGCCAGGTGTTGGTCGGGAACTGTCGCTCCACTGACTCCAAGGATTATGTGATAGACACGGTCTGTCGTGCCTTGCCCATGCCCAGCGTCCAAGCGCCTGACCTGCTGGTGCCCCGGCCAGAGGAGCAAGGCCCAGATTCATCGGGATTGTCCTGTGCCGAACTCGCTCTAGCGAATGCCCAAAGCCTGCTGGTGAACCCTCAAGTGGCGACGCTCATGGGTCGGTACGTGGTCGATTTGTTGAACAACACCCTCACTACATTCGCTACCCACTTCGACCAGCAGACTGGAACCATGGTCTCTCAGTACACCACCAAGGCCAGTATCGCCGCAGCCTTGTCCCGCTACGCACCGTCCTAA
- a CDS encoding Mov34/MPN/PAD-1 family protein, translating to MNPLIQHQFYTDPSQLQSPPTAALTYWVAQNGVFVRGHRPELDALLPVSRHEDPVLGLGVLQPFVTLTKLNAAWLERVVGMAKANLPNETLFHWTQTPAGDWELAIPEQTQSATHCQPTETGYDSSAHRAVIEIHSHGRSPAYFSSIDDADETGGFRIYGVLGKLHQAKPELLLRVGLFGHFWIIPVAAVFAPFESGCRLIDIAPPTLPYYRAKEPNHVPIT from the coding sequence ATGAACCCTCTCATCCAGCACCAGTTCTACACTGACCCCAGCCAACTCCAGTCCCCCCCGACCGCCGCCCTAACCTATTGGGTGGCCCAAAACGGCGTCTTTGTGCGAGGCCACCGACCTGAACTCGATGCCCTGCTGCCCGTCTCGCGCCATGAAGATCCGGTGTTGGGACTCGGCGTTCTCCAGCCTTTTGTCACCCTGACCAAGCTCAATGCGGCTTGGCTGGAACGGGTTGTGGGCATGGCTAAGGCGAACCTACCCAACGAAACCCTGTTCCACTGGACGCAGACGCCAGCGGGGGACTGGGAACTGGCCATTCCAGAGCAAACCCAGAGCGCCACCCACTGCCAACCGACCGAGACAGGTTATGACTCTTCGGCCCATCGCGCTGTGATTGAAATCCATAGCCATGGTCGTAGTCCGGCTTACTTCTCCTCTATCGACGACGCCGATGAAACGGGCGGCTTTCGCATCTATGGCGTCCTGGGCAAACTGCACCAGGCTAAACCTGAACTGCTGCTGCGGGTCGGTCTGTTTGGGCATTTCTGGATCATTCCGGTTGCTGCGGTCTTTGCGCCGTTCGAGTCGGGATGCCGCCTCATCGACATCGCGCCCCCAACGTTGCCCTACTACCGAGCCAAAGAACCGAATCATGTCCCTATCACCTAA